The stretch of DNA GGTGCTCAGTATGCTCCCCAAGCCGTGGGCAGGATTGTGCTCAGCCCTGTGCACCAAGAGGAGCTCGATTTAAAAGCTCTTGGCTGGCCAAGGAGGAAGGTGAAATCCCCAAGGCAAATCTCAAGGAAAGGCAATGCTTGTTCTGGAGAGACACCTGCTGGCAATGCCCATGGAGCCCAAGCTGGAAAGCTCAGAGACCACGAGAAAGACTCGGGAGTTGTAATTCTCAGgtccaaagaaaaacaaccaatgcttgttttcttgtttcttacagaacaaaggaaaaaatactccAACTCCAACGTCATCATGCACGAGACTTCCCAGTACCACGTCCAGGTGAGCACACACATGCAATGGAGTGCTAAGGGGCTGAGAGGCCAAGGTCAGTGATAGGTGCCAGTAGTGCAGTGTGTTCTGTGTGTCCTGGACCTTCAGGAGGCCAAGGCGGAGTTGGGAACCTCCCTACCAATAAAGTCCCAAGTCACTGAGTAAAggagaatgggggaaaaaagatttaaataaaCAAGGGGAACCCTGTACAAGGAGAGAGGAAACGGAGAAGCTGTGgccctctccctcctctgtgTCTGAAGGAGACCAGGAAATGTTGTCCCTCCTCTCACCCTGTGTTTCAAACCCTTCTGATCAGTATAGACAGGTTAAAAGCAGAGCTCCCATGGTGGTCACCAGAACTCAGCTTTCCAAACAACAGAGACCACATGGACTATCAGCTTTCAGCTCTCCCCAGCTACTGTGTCCTCTCTGGTAACACAAACCCCTTCACACGAGACAGGCAATAAGCCAAATCCATCTCCCACTGCCACAGACACCCACCCCAAAAAGAGGAGCCAGCCTGGCCATCCCGGCCATCCCGAGCTCAGCGATTCCTGTAGCGCAACTCGCTGGTGCAGAACTCCATGGAGGAGGTGGGGCCATTCATCACCGAAAACTGAGGGAGGCAAGACAGGAAAACACTTCCTGAGGTTCATATTTAGGAGATGGGGCCCCTTAAAAGTCTAAATTCAGACTTGTAAAATGCCTGTTTGGAAAGAGGTCCTGGTTTCCATCAGAGAAACCAACTCAGTGGCTCAGAAGTCACTCATGGATGCAGAGAAGGGACTTTAAATGGTGACATGTAAATGAATTCTTCATTAGTTATGCCATAAGCCGCCTGTTTGTGAGTCTCTCCCCTGAACTTTGACCAAGGCAAACAGGACTGCGGTGGCAGGCAGTGAGATAGAATGCGGTTTCCTCGTGGGAAGCATTTTACACCCTTTGAAGTAATCTGATCAAAGTTTAATGGTGGATGGACTCATTGCCCGTTCTAGTAAAAGCTGCTGTATTTGAATATCCATGTGGGTGAAAAGGGGTTTTAAGGGATAAAACAAAGACAGCAGCAAGCTTCTCCCTCTCAATCCACCCATATCtatggaaaatggaaagcagaaaaatattttaatgactgAGTCAGACAAGTAGCTTCCCCTCCATGAAAACTAACTGGACAATAAACAGCAAAGGAATTTATGAAGCTTGTAAAGGTGGGGGATAAAATAATAGCAGAGATAAAAATGCCTGTCATTTTGAGTAAACCCATTCTCCTCActgctctgaaagcagaggGCTTGTCACCTCTGCACAGATAAGACTGACTTGGCAAATAGCTTCCCATGCACTATTTTACAATTACAGTAACATACACCCAGCATGTTTTTCATTCGTGATTGCATTGCTAATCTCAGCTTTCGGCTCACACACCTGCCTGGAGTTTTATTTAGATAGTGCCTCACCCCATACCTTTGCTTGACGAACACAGGAATGGGCCTTGCACTCTGAAGTGTTTGCCctcttctctgctccttcctcccgTCTTTGGGAATCATCTAAGAGCAAATGGGACACCACAAACCCTATCCACCCCTAATGCCCAAGAGCACGTTTCAAGACTTTCTGCCAGTGAGGTGCACCAGTGCTTTAAATCTGAGGCTTTCCCTGCATCCACCTTGTGTGGAGCCAACTGCAACAACAGTTCTTGCCTGTGCTTCCTCACAACCGTCCAAGACTGTGTGCTCTGAGTCCACACATCCCTCTCGGGTCCACCTGGTCTGTGTCAGACCCCGagatccacagcttctccaagGTTCCAGTTCCCATGGCAGGACATGCTGGAGCAGCATCAGCTTTTGCTGCCTCCTAATCTGCTTCCCACTTAGCATTTACCTGGGCTTTTACAGGGAGAAAGGAATTCTTTCTCAGCAGCTCTCTCATCCTCCTCCATGGCCCACTGACGCACATGTCGACTGTGGACACAACCCACCGGGTTACTGAATCAGCTCATGAGTACATCAGCACCAGAAAGAAGCTACCTGATCCCTTACTTCTCCTaggagaaggcaggaagatATGGTATCAAAGGGAGAAAAGCCAGGCAAAACTCATCCCCTTACAACAAATTTCCTATCCATTTAGGACTTGCTTTAAAACTCCCCCCGGTTTTCCAGCCCTTGCTTTGAAACCAGACTACAGGATGTCTGCATCAGAGAGAAGCAGGCATTCCACTGCTGCCCTCCCCACAAACTCTGAACGCCCAGCAGGACAATTTGGGCTGGCCacactgctgtccctggccccccagggcagctctgcctgcagcacctgggTGTCCCTGTTCCAAGGCTTAATCTGCTCCTGGTTCTCCAGCTTAACCACCGCTGCTGAAGCGCCTGTTCTGTACCCTACTGAGCAAGGAAACCAGAATGAGAGGGTCATGCTGGTGGACGGGCCTTCAATATTCCAGGGACAAGAGAAAAAGCTGGGATCTGGCCCAATAAgcctccaagggctgcaggcCCTTGGACTGCACAGATGCCTTGGTCAGGCCTGAAACTTATCCATCCAAAAACCTCCTGCCTTTCTCTCCTGGAAAAGTTGGTAAAGACAGGGAAaagcttcagctgctttttgccAGTCAGGCACGTTCCCCTTCCCATCTCACCGGGAACACAGCTGGGCAACAAAAGGAACAAGATGAAAGAGGAccatctccttttccctcctgatttttttccttccctgttgtCACCTGAACATgtggcctggctgtgctgccactggCACAGGGATAACAGCTGGGCAAACAGCCCGGCTGCTCTGAGTCGcagcttttcttgctttgcagTCCCCTCTGCTGGCAGACACAGCAGGTTCTTCCATCCGCAGGGAGCAGCACTTACTCACCTGAATTTTTGGAGTGGCCTTCACCCACTGCTGGCGAGCATACATTTGGATGCGACACACCTCTCCTTTCCacagctgcctccctgcccagcaTTCCCTTCCCATGGAGGCCCACCCAGGAGCAGACCAAAGCTGCAAGTGCTGCCCCATTACACAAACTCTGGTCATGCAGGTGCCAAGTGCAAGGCCTGAATCACCACACGCTTCAGTATGtagctggagcagggatgggaaagcAGCTTGGATGGTTACGCTGtagctgagctgctcctggcccaAGTGCACACACGGGACAGCAAAGGAGGGGAGAACAGCACGGAAGCCTGGCTGATGGGAGAAGAGCATGGGCTGGGTTTATAGGACAGGTGGAGGGAGGTACAAAAACCAGGATAACCAAGCAAAGCCACAGGGCAGGACAGAGGCAAGCAgcaaaaaatcctttcttaCAGTCAGCAACACCCATTTTCACTACCGTGAGGACTGAGCTGGGTATTTTTGGGGGGAAGGTAACCCCAGCCCTAAGGGGGGCTTAAAGGGCTGATGTAGAGTGAGCTGCCAGGTTTGGAGCTCCAGCAGGCTTTGCAGCATAGAAGCTCTCCAGAGTTGCTGTTCCCAAAGCACGGGACCCCACACATTACATGGATCCCACTTGGCACAGAGCACCAACACTTGCCCATGGCTTCTGTGAGCACTTTGCCTGGCACAAATCCCACACAAGCAGCTTTGCTACACAAGACAAGCAAAACACAAGTGCTTTTATAGCTTGGCAAGCAAAGTGTAACTTTCACAGTCTGACTTCCAAGCCAGGTTCAGAGGGGCCCAGGGAGTAACTCGTGTGTGTGAGGCATTTGCCCTGCTGGACGGGGatcagagctgctggaattgATGAGAGTAATATGCAGATGGTGAAACTGGTTATGAGAACCCATTATGAAACCCAAATCTTTCActgccatggccaggctggTACCGACAACCAGAATTGTTTTGTGCAGCACCTCCTTCACGCCTGAGCTCTGAGGAACTACAAACAATAATTGTAGCCTCTAGAGATGCTTTCACCACTGATTTACACCCCCCAACAAACATTTTCCACCTGTTTttatctcctctctctcctcaaCTTCAGCACTTGGCCACCTTCATCATGGACAAGAGCGAGTCCATCACGACAGTGGATGACGCAATCCGGAAACTCATCCTGCTCAACTCCAAAGAGAAGATCTGGACACaagagatgctgctgcaagTGAACGACAAGTCCATCCGGCTGCTGGACTGTGAGACACAGGTACCAAAGCCCTGTGGGACTGACCCCAGACTGAAGTGTGGGGTGCAGTGAGTACCCTTCCCATTCTGCCTGGGAGAGGGCAAGTTCTAAGGAACACAAACAAGGGCGAATCACTACCAAAATACTCCCCTGGATTAGAGTCAGCCCTGCAGTATGGGAGCAGGATGTTTTTAGCAATGACAAACTAAGGAATATGAGCCCATGGATCCCAGGAGTTCCTGCACAGGACCATTCCCCCTCAGTCTAATAGTTCCCCATTGCCTGACACCTTCCCCCTTCTcttgcaggaggagctggaggactTCCCCCTGCCGACAGTGCAGCACTGTCAGACAGTGCTCAATCAGATGCGCTACTCCTCCATCCTCCTGCTCGTGTGTCAGGATTCCGAGCAGCACAAACCTGACATCCACTTCTTCAACTGTGACGAGGTGGAGGTGAGCAAAGCCTTCCTGCTTGGtgtgaaacagaataaaacatatttcttgCTGTCTgccctttcccccttcctccaATCCTTCCTAAAGCCAAGCCCTTAAAAACATTCCTGTTTTATCCTTGAGGCTGAGATGGTTCATGAGGACATAGAAAGTGCCCTGGCAGACCACAAGCACGGGAAGAAGATTCGGCCACAGACACTCAAGTAAGTAGTGCGGGATACAGCTGGGAGTAACAACAATAAACCCCTGCTTCCAGTGGTTTAGTCACGCTCCAGTCTCTTGGAAACGGGATCCACAGCCACTGATGGGGTTGGTCTGTGCCACTTTCCTTGCAGGGCAAACCAGGAAAAGATCAAGCAGAGACAATCCATCCTCCCCCCACCTCAAGGACCAGCTCCCATCCCGATCCAGCACGACATGAGAGGCTCAGCGATGAACAGGAACAGGGTGGCACCTCCTTCCCAGCATGATCCAGGTACCGGGAACACTCATGAAGTCTGTCCTGGGGACGGGAGACTAATTAATCCAGACAGCCAACCTTCCTGAAGTGATCTGTGATGAGAATAAGTGTTGTACCCACTGGGCATCTTCTGCTCTGCTCAACAAAGAAAAGCTCCCAGAAACTCCTTGTAACAACACCTGTATTTGGGGGATAGAGAAATtcccaaaaaagcaaaagcccCTCATAAGCCATCACATGAAATTTGAACCAGGCACTGGTGATCTTAAAAGGTACAGACAAGACATTTGGTCAGAAAGACAaattcctggctctgctgaCTTCACAGGAGCCAAGATTTCACCCTCTAAAATCAACTGTTTTTCATGAATTCTTGTAAAGTCGAGTGTGGAAATGCAGGTCTGAACTCATCCCTCTTATGCACTCATCTAAAGACTGATTCCAAAACCATCCTGACTTCAGCCCGTTTGAGTTGGCTTGGAAAAACTTGatattttcctttggagaaaGAAGTAACAGAAGTAAGTTCCTAGGAACAGAAACAAGCTCTTTCTCTGACAAAAAATCAATCTGATGAACAAACTGTAAGCATTTTTCACCCCTGCCTATCATACCACCTTCTCTTAGCATTCATTTCtaatttcaaggaaaacatGTAATAGGATACTGTAACACATCCAAAACACTCCTTTCCTGGGATGGCATCTGAAGCCGAGCaactgctctggctgctgaaCGGAGAACTTATTTCAGGTCCAGTTCTGCATCATAAAAGGAATATCTCTATTTCTGAGCTGGACCATGAACAAATATCTCTATTCTGATGAAAAGCAGCCACTCTTACCTCTGCCCTTCACAGAGTGCTcacaccagcagagctgggagttcCCTCCGGCAGGATTTCTGGCTCTCAGtgcacagagcctggcaggagagcagatgACAGGAGAAAGCCTTGAGCGATGCCTGTTTGCCGAGGTCCCTTCTCCATGAAATGCCTTCCCGCTTTTCCTACAAAACCTGTCCCAATGGGGCATCTCATCCCCACGCTCACAGGTGCCGCGGGCTTGTCATGGTCCTTTGCCAAAACACGGTCCCCAGTTCTCCCACTTGGCAGATCCTGCTCTGCCGGCCCTTTCCAAGCCCTTGCCCTGAACTGACGCCATTTTCTTTGCACGAGGGGCCACCCCAGAGATTGCTCCCGCTGGAATATCCCCCCCACACTGGGTGTGGGGCTTTTGGAAACCAGGAGGTGCCTCcggct from Corvus cornix cornix isolate S_Up_H32 chromosome 5, ASM73873v5, whole genome shotgun sequence encodes:
- the EPS8L2 gene encoding epidermal growth factor receptor kinase substrate 8-like protein 2 → MSHKGTLSSNPGPSNGSMGKADGASKLSAKDLYEQRKKYSNSNVIMHETSQYHVQHLATFIMDKSESITTVDDAIRKLILLNSKEKIWTQEMLLQVNDKSIRLLDCETQEELEDFPLPTVQHCQTVLNQMRYSSILLLVCQDSEQHKPDIHFFNCDEVEAEMVHEDIESALADHKHGKKIRPQTLKANQEKIKQRQSILPPPQGPAPIPIQHDMRGSAMNRNRVAPPSQHDPDYERRSSGSHDHEESRAMLAQKIEKETQILNCTLDDIEVFVARLQKAAEAFRQLNQRKKGKKNKKKGPAEGMLTLRARPPSEAEFIDCFQKTKLAFNLLAKLRKHIQNPRASELVHFLFGPLELVNLIPRSHWELLLFLVHTYK